In a single window of the Tigriopus californicus strain San Diego chromosome 2, Tcal_SD_v2.1, whole genome shotgun sequence genome:
- the LOC131892232 gene encoding jouberin-like, which translates to MPKDHSQKAKKAKPSKPSMVALDERIFGIFIHSADTLNLNLHVSHPVVCVILIDLETGKQVDKPENAKHVTSFYDEENVKEILPMMTQPCSFKTSKSLVPKWDELILFNVDFSHLESLRSHLGVFFVIRDFVTMSLANNQAKYKSGWIDVAWAFLVPFPEGYPPNVGKKLRLQLFQGGSTRGSEPLSHTLWTWWKKRRHLKYPSTLFVTVQSMKPPEANLESDPETMEGQKEASKTREGVLNVPAWSRHRGQTCEIPKAKEVSIEAPDDSEVSCMRFSRSGRALAVAFTRVNGSSTIHVFHVPSWQFIKIIGSHPGTIYELDWDLDDTEIVSASADRTAGVWSIHKGTRKLLEHPSFVYCARFHPNSPNVVISGCYDKVIRVWIRNQDSKFLLAEELISHNSFISALELDPDGQNLFSGDDEGFIRIWEVYGAQNIESDNRISIRMKKEIQLPEFRGYRIQSLQMHPGGRRLLVHSSSFTSSLLMIDTKLSSVMQSFGFESGRRDKSDCSVSPCGSFVFASSLNTGVIVFDTDTANEKHRYEMDDIKPKSITFHPFDNFLIVYGQIGEARSILVFKA; encoded by the coding sequence tcattcattcagctGACACTCTGAACCTAAATCTGCACGTCTCTCACCCTGTTGTATGCGTGATTTTAATCGACCTCGAAACTGGGAAACAAGTGGATAAACCCGAGAACGCCAAGCATGTCACCTCTTTCTATGACGAGGAGAACGTGAAAGAAATTCTACCCATGATGACCCAACCCTGCTCTTTCAAAACCTCAAAGTCATTGGTGCCAAAGTGGGACGAACTGATCTTGTTCAACGTGGACTTCTCGCACTTAGAATCCTTGCGGAGCCATCTAGGCGTGTTTTTTGTAATACGAGATTTTGTTACCATGTCTTTGGCCAATAACCAGGCCAAGTACAAATCAGGCTGGATTGATGTTGCCTGGGCTTTCTTGGTCCCATTCCCGGAAGGATATCCTCCCAATGTTGGGAAGAAGCTTCGGCTTCAGCTGTTTCAAGGGGGATCAACCCGAGGATCTGAACCCTTATCTCACACGCTTTGGACTTGGTGGAAGAAGAGGCGACATCTCAAGTATCCTTCCACTTTGTTTGTCACGGTTCAATCCATGAAACCCCCGGAAGCGAACCTAGAATCAGATCCAGAGACCATGGAAGGGCAGAAAGAAGCCTCCAAAACCAGAGAAGGAGTATTGAATGTTCCGGCTTGGAGTCGTCATCGTGGCCAAACTTGTGAAATCCCCAAAGCAAAAGAGGTGTCCATCGAGGCACCGGATGACAGTGAGGTCTCTTGCATGCGGTTTAGCCGAAGTGGAAGGGCTTTAGCTGTTGCTTTTACTCGAGTGAATGGCTCTTCAACGATCCATGTGTTTCATGTTCCATCTTGGCAGTTTATCAAAATCATCGGTAGTCACCCTGGAACGATCTACGAATTGGATTGGGATTTGGACGACACCGAAATCGTTTCCGCTTCCGCAGATCGGACTGCCGGTGTCTGGAGCATCCACAAGGGTACCAGGAAGCTCCTAGAGCATCCCTCATTTGTCTATTGTGCTCGTTTTCACCCCAATTCCCCTAATGTGGTCATATCAGGCTGTTACGACAAAGTCATCCGAGTTTGGATCCGAAATCAGGATTCCAAATTTCTCTTGGCCGAAGAGCTCATTTCCCACAATAGCTTCATTTCAGCCCTTGAGCTTGATCCAGACGGTCAGAATTTATTCTCAGGTGATGATGAGGGTTTCATTAGGATCTGGGAAGTGTACGGAGCTCAGAACATTGAGTCCGATAACCGAATCTCAATTCGCATGAAGAAAGAGATTCAGCTACCTGAGTTTCGCGGGTACCGAATTCAGAGTCTTCAGATGCATCCTGGCGGAAGACGCCTTCTAGTTCATTCATCTTCGTTCACATCCTCGTTACTTATGATTGATACCAAGCTATCTTCAGTAATGCAATCCTTTGGGTTCGAGTCTGGCCGGAGAGATAAGAGTGATTGTTCTGTATCCCCTTGTGGttcttttgtatttgcaaGTAGCCTCAACACTGGAGTGATCGTTTTTGATACAGACACGGCCAACGAGAAGCACAGATATGAAATGGATGACATCAAACCTAAAAGCATCACTTTCCATCCATTCGATAACTTTCTCATTGTTTATGGCCAAATTGGCGAAGCTAGAAGTATCCTTGTATTCAAAGCTTGA
- the LOC131892240 gene encoding pantetheinase-like yields MLGALLILFIVVWGGCFLYQNEIDRSFKAAVVEYVPLERNFSAQNPLDYVLSNVKQYAEIVATLKSQGVDLVVFPEYGLTSSGLHSLPQEQFHDMMQEFPPLGIGNFDNPNPENKVLRSLQEIAKNNGLYLVVNLGTKLEDPDTHETHYYNTALVFDRLGKIVARYRKYNLYGEENLFSKPNLPDVSYFDTDFMVRFGLLICFDINYPRPFQDLEDHKVDVIILPAAWVDELPFLTAIQYHSGWALANKVTVLSSGLHDPQNGAVGAGIYHGDFGILNYTFNPRISESLAVISEVHFNQDQEANPPIPRDPISHNNHNFLEQDLTAYDFKHLRHGFQDERISMSHYTECMVSVELEIPDNFTGSYVMVAFHGVRGFGGGRYQLGITSCGIVLCQNQAFTSLESCGKRPNLGELGELPTVKYLHLEQTRSEDMRLMPVAMDLNLQPLNQSLSSFDQINDKSVILVKEPMSNLYSFGFFGRLFSLDKQN; encoded by the exons ATGTTAGGAGCGCTTTTGATACTCTTTATTGTGGTTTGGGGAGGGTGTTTCCTGTATCAAAACGAAATTGATCGATCTTTTAAAGCAGCCGTGGTGGAATATGTTCCATTAGAACGAAATTTCAGTGCTCAAAATCCTCTGGACTATGTTCTCAGCAATGTTAAACAATATGCTGAAATTGTGGCCACCTTGAAATCACAa GGTGTGGATTTGGTTGTCTTTCCTGAGTATGGTCTCACCTCATCCGGGTTGCATTCGCTGCCTCAAGAACAATTTCATGACATGATGCAGGAATTTCCGCCTTTAGGCATTGGAAACTTTGACAATCCCAatcctgaaaat AAGGTGCTAAGAAGTCTTCaggaaattgccaagaataACGGACTGTACTTGGTGGTCAATTTAGGCACGAAACTGGAGGACCCGGATACGCATGAAACTCATTATTACAACACAGCCTTGGTTTTTGATCGGCTTGGAAAGATCGTGGCAAG ATATCGGAAGTATAATTTGTATGGAGAGGAGAATTTGTTTTCGAAACCCAACTTACCCGATGTCAGCTATTTCGACACCGACTTTATGGTCCGATTTGGATTATTAATCTGCTTTGACATCAATTATCCCCGACCATTTCAAGACCTCGAGGACCACAAAGTTGACGTGATTATCCTGCCTGCGGCATGGGTTGATGAGTTGCCATTCCTTACGG CCATCCAGTATCACTCCGGATGGGCGTTAGCTAATAAAGTCACAGTATTATCATCTGGACTCCATGACCCTCAAAATGGAGCTGTTGGTGCGGGAATCTATCACGGTGATTTCGGAATCCTGAACTATACGTTTAACCCCAGGATATCGGAGTCTCTTGCGGTTATTTCAGAAGTCCATTTTAACCAAGACCAAGAAG CTAATCCTCCGATACCTCGTGATCCAATCAGCCATAACAATCACAACTTTTTAGAACAAGATCTAACAGCCTATGATTTTAAGCACTTAAGACACGGATTTCAAGACGAAAGGATTTCTATGAGTCATTATACTGAGTGCATGGTATCCGTTGAGCTGGAGATCCCCGACAACTTCACAGGGTCCTACGTAATGGTTGCGTTTCATGGTGTCAGAGGATTTGGTGGGGGTCGATATCAGCTTGGAATCACGTCATGCGGAATTGTCTTGTGCCAAAATCAGGCTTTCACATCATTAGAGTCATGTGGCAAAAGACCAAATCTTG gAGAGTTGGGCGAGTTGCCAACCGTTAAATATCTTCATTTGGAGCAAACGCGATCTGAGGACATGCGATTGATGCCTGTGGCTATGGATTTGAATCTACAGCCTTTGAATCAAAGTTTGAGTTCCTTTGACCAGATTAATGATAAGTCggtcattttggtcaaagaaCCCATGTCTAATTTATATTCTTTTGGTTTTTTCGGTCGGTTGTTCTCATTAGACAAACAAAACTAA